The following nucleotide sequence is from Streptomyces bathyalis.
GACAGTCCACGGCGGCAGGGGACGCCGCACCGCCGATGCCCGCCGAGTACGCGCGCCACGGGACGGGGACACCGGCAACTCCCCCGACTCGCGGAGGAGCCAAGGGAGTTGACGAGCGGTGCGTTGACGGGCCGTGCGCCAGGACGGTGCTACGCCGCCACGGCGCCGGCCGCGACTCGGGGTCGAAGGCCCCCATGGGCGGAGCGCCCTAGAAGAGCTCGGCCTCCAGCATCTGCACGATCGTCTCGGCGGCCGCCTGCATGTCGTAGGTGGGATCGTCCAGCCCCTCGGCCACGACAGCGTCGATCATCCCGCCCACGAGGACGGCCAGTGTGCGCATGTCGCGGCCCTCGGCTCGGCTGCGGTCCCCTCGCGCCTCGGTCAACAGGGCGGCGAGGGGTTGCCGGCGTTCCGCGCGCGCAGGCCCGGTGGCCCCTGCGGGGGTGTCTTCGTCCTTGCTGACCTGATGCAGCCTCGACTCCACGATCATGCGGGCGTGCTTGGGGTGCTCGGCGAAGTGCCCGACCATCCGCCGGACATAGGCGGCCGGTGCCTGCTCGGCGGTGACCGCGTCCACGGCCTGCCCGACGTCGGCCACCAGCTCGTTGAGGACCTGCTGATACGCGGCCTCCAGTACGGCGTCCTTCGTCGCGAAGTGGTAGACGACCGTGCCTTTGGTGACCCCGGCGGCCTGCGCGATCCGCGCGAGGGAGGCGGCGGCGTACCCGTGCTCGGTGACCAAGTCGATCGTGGTTCTGGTCAGTTGGGCACGCCGTTCCCGCTCGATGCGGCTCGGCCCTTTACCCCCTGGGCGTCGTCCTGCCATGGCAGGAGGCTACCCGCAGCCTGCTAATCTTTGACCACGCGGTCAAATTTTTCGGACGACGAGCAGGGGGAAGCACGATGGGAAGGCGTCAGCAGGACGACGGCACCAAACCGTCGCGGGGCCGGCCCGACCGCAAGCCCGGCTGGAAGCGACGACGACGCACGATGCTCGCGATCACTGCCGCCGTCGTCGTGGTCACGGTGCTCACCGCGGCCTTCGCGCTGCGCACCCCCTCTCCCGTCGGCCACTGGAACTCCGCGCAGGCACAACAGGAGTTCCTGCGCGACTACAAGGCCGCCATGGAGGACATGCCGGA
It contains:
- a CDS encoding TetR/AcrR family transcriptional regulator, producing the protein MAGRRPGGKGPSRIERERRAQLTRTTIDLVTEHGYAAASLARIAQAAGVTKGTVVYHFATKDAVLEAAYQQVLNELVADVGQAVDAVTAEQAPAAYVRRMVGHFAEHPKHARMIVESRLHQVSKDEDTPAGATGPARAERRQPLAALLTEARGDRSRAEGRDMRTLAVLVGGMIDAVVAEGLDDPTYDMQAAAETIVQMLEAELF